The Mytilus galloprovincialis chromosome 4, xbMytGall1.hap1.1, whole genome shotgun sequence genome contains a region encoding:
- the LOC143071313 gene encoding uncharacterized protein LOC143071313 isoform X1, whose amino-acid sequence MKMRIYMDIITVTICLILSRTVTCYTVDLSFNSYNCDEYARRIPLDKEYTLTWLGKTDPKICTFNFTGGDNGQGFTNYKVCFETEQYDLPSFDVELVVSNGTEKWVYDSSDTGIESKCVNKAKDMMFKLVVSKNYQESTWNLKLKITSQTFVDSKVGEIWDQILSVIEDIIPLAIVVIVVFCILSNQRAREQCRSMLTSIIDKIKGNNSRQRRDPEGRRDSEHSVRLHVDETQHSDNSSAETVSLQNIHIEPDGPAIPQSNSNLPDAPPPSYDEVVKNTNNDISKC is encoded by the exons ATGAAGATGAGAATATACATGGATATAATTACTGTGACAATATGCTTGATATTAAGTAGAACTGTCACTTGTTATACAGTCGATC TTTCATTTAATTCTTACAACTGTGATGAATACGCAAGAAGAATACCATTGGATAAAGAATATACCCTAACTTGGTTAGGAAAAACAGATCCCAAAATATGTACTTTTAACTTCACTGGTGGTGATAACGGACAAGGGTTTACTAATTATAAAGTTTGTTTTGAGACTGAACAATATGACTTACCATCGTTTGATGTAGAATTAGTTGTTTCTAATGGTACCGAAAAATGG GTGTACGATAGTTCAGATACAGGAAttgaaagtaaatgtgttaacaaagCTAAGGATATGATGTTTAAGCTTGTCGTATCAAAGAATTATCAGGAGTCCACgtggaatttaaaattaaaaataacatcgCAAACATTTGTAGATTCCAAAG TTGGAGAAATTTGGGACCAAATACTAAGTGTAATAGAAGATATTATTCCTCTGGCAATTGTTGTGATTGTTGTGTTCTGTATACTGAGCAACCAACGTGCACGGGAGCAATGTCGTTCTATGCTAACGAGTATTATAGACaaaataaagggaaataactcaaggCAGAGACGTGATCCAGAAGGAAGGAGAGACTCAGAACATTCTGTTCGTTTACATGTAGACGAAACACAACATAGTGATAACTCAAGCG CAGAGACAGTTAGTTTACAAAACATTCATATAGAACCAGATGGGCCAGCTATACCTCAGTCAAACAGTAATTTACCGGATGCACCGCCTCCTAGCTATGATGAAGTtgtcaaaaatacaaataatgacaTTAGTAAATGTTAA
- the LOC143071313 gene encoding uncharacterized protein LOC143071313 isoform X2, with product MKMRIYMDIITVTICLILSRTVTCYTVDLSFNSYNCDEYARRIPLDKEYTLTWLGKTDPKICTFNFTGGDNGQGFTNYKVCFETEQYDLPSFDVELVVSNGTEKWVYDSSDTGIESKCVNKAKDMMFKLVVSKNYQESTWNLKLKITSQTFVDSKVGEIWDQILSVIEDIIPLAIVVIVVFCILSNQRAREQCRSMLTSIIDKIKGNNSRQRRDPEGRRDSEHSVRLHVDETQHSDNSSETVSLQNIHIEPDGPAIPQSNSNLPDAPPPSYDEVVKNTNNDISKC from the exons ATGAAGATGAGAATATACATGGATATAATTACTGTGACAATATGCTTGATATTAAGTAGAACTGTCACTTGTTATACAGTCGATC TTTCATTTAATTCTTACAACTGTGATGAATACGCAAGAAGAATACCATTGGATAAAGAATATACCCTAACTTGGTTAGGAAAAACAGATCCCAAAATATGTACTTTTAACTTCACTGGTGGTGATAACGGACAAGGGTTTACTAATTATAAAGTTTGTTTTGAGACTGAACAATATGACTTACCATCGTTTGATGTAGAATTAGTTGTTTCTAATGGTACCGAAAAATGG GTGTACGATAGTTCAGATACAGGAAttgaaagtaaatgtgttaacaaagCTAAGGATATGATGTTTAAGCTTGTCGTATCAAAGAATTATCAGGAGTCCACgtggaatttaaaattaaaaataacatcgCAAACATTTGTAGATTCCAAAG TTGGAGAAATTTGGGACCAAATACTAAGTGTAATAGAAGATATTATTCCTCTGGCAATTGTTGTGATTGTTGTGTTCTGTATACTGAGCAACCAACGTGCACGGGAGCAATGTCGTTCTATGCTAACGAGTATTATAGACaaaataaagggaaataactcaaggCAGAGACGTGATCCAGAAGGAAGGAGAGACTCAGAACATTCTGTTCGTTTACATGTAGACGAAACACAACATAGTGATAACTCAAGCG AGACAGTTAGTTTACAAAACATTCATATAGAACCAGATGGGCCAGCTATACCTCAGTCAAACAGTAATTTACCGGATGCACCGCCTCCTAGCTATGATGAAGTtgtcaaaaatacaaataatgacaTTAGTAAATGTTAA